GAATAGGCGATAGCAACCGGTATCGATCCAAGCAGGGCCCCAGCCATCAGCGGCCCCCAGTAGAATACATCGCCGCGGATCAGCTCCGATGTGACGCCGACCGGCACGGTCTTCTGCTCGGGCGAGGACAGGAACACGAGCGCATAGATGAACTCATTCCACGACAGCGTGAAAGCGAAGATGCCGGCCGAGAGGATGCCCGGGATCGCCACCGGGATGACGATGTAGAGCATCGCTTGCCAGCGCGAGGCGCCGTCAATGCGCGCGCATTCCTCGAGCTCCTTCGGGACCGCCTTGAAGTAGCCCATCATGATCCAGGTGCAGAACGGAATAAGAAAGGTCGGATAGGTCAGGATCAGTGACCAGGGCGTGTCACCCAGGCGATAATTGCGTATGATCTCTGCCAGCGGAATGAACAGCAGTGTCTGAGGGACCAGATAGGTGATGAAGATGGCAGTGCCCAGGCTGCCGGCAAATGGAAAGTTCAGCCGCGACAGGGCATAGCCGGCGAATACGCCGCACACGAGCGAGATGGCGGTTGAAGCGAGCGCGATGAACGTCGTGTTCCACAGCCACGAAGCGAACAGCGTCTCCTCGAACAGATACCTGACATGGTCCCAGGTCGGTTTCCACGTCCAGAACGGATTGTAGTTGCTCGAATTCCAGGGCCGGTAAAGCTCGCCGTCCGGCCGCACCGAAGTGATCACCATCCAGTAGAACGGGAACAGCAGGAAAAGCAGGAACAGCGCCATCGGGACGTAAAAGAACACCCACTTTCGCCACCTTGCGCCCTCGATCATGGCTCAGCGGACCTCCACGCGGCGGATGTAGAGAAGCTGGATGACGACGACCAGAAACAGGACCGGAAACATTGCGAGCGAGATGGCGGCGCCCTCGCTCAGGAGGCCTGTGCCGACGCCGATCTGATAGGCGTAGGTGGCGAACAGGTGCGTTGCGTTGGCCGGCCCGCCGCCCGTCATCACATAGACAATCTGGAAATCGGCGAACGTCTGAATCACCGAGAACAGCATCACGACCATGGTCACGGGCAACAGCAGCGGCCAGGTGATGTGCCAGAACCGCTGCCACGGCTTGGCGCCGTCGATGGCGGCGGCCTCGTTGAGTTCGGGACTGATGGTTTGCAGGCCGGCGAGCAGGCTGATGGCGAAGAACGGCACCCCGCGCCAGATGTTGACGATGATAATCGAGATCATAGCGAGGTCCGGATCGCCCAGCCAATTGATCCGCCCGGTGATCAAACCGAGATGGTAGAGGAGCCAATTGAGAACGCTGAACGTCGGGTCGAACATCCACTTCCAGGCGAAAGTCGAGAGTACGGTCGGAATAATGAACGGCAGCAGGATGAAAGCACGGGTAAAAGCCTTGCCGCGGAAATTACGGTTGAGCAGCATGGCCAGCCACAGCCCTAGCGCCAGCTTGAAGACGGTGGTCACGCCCGTATAGAGGAAGGTATTATAAACGGCGGTGCGAAAGATCCCGTCGTTGAAGATCTTGTAGAAGTTGGCGAGGCCGACGAAGTCGCCGGGAATACCGACGCGCGAGCTGGTGACCGACAGCAATATCCCTCGCATGAAGGGATAGGCGATGAACAGGCCGAGCAGTACGATGGTCGGCACCAGCAGCACGAACGCCAGCCAGCGCTCGTCCTCGAGCAAACGCTGTCGCCGGGGAGGGGGCGCCTCGCGGAGCGTGGTGTCGGAGACCGCGCTTATCGCCATGTTCGATCCTCGTCGGCCGGAAGATTCCGCCGCCCCTCGAAAAATGGGAGGGGGGCGGCTTATCCTCAGACGTAGACCTTCTTGAGCTCAGCCTCTGCCCATTTCACGGCATCCTCGGGGGGCATGCCTTGGACAGCCTTTGCGTACATATCAACGATGACGTACTTGGTTACGACCTCGGCTGCCCTGCGCGTAGAGGGTCCCTCATAGCCAGCGAAGCGCCCTGTGCGCGCGGCTTGCTTGTAGGGCAGCATGATCGGGTCGTCGCCCCACAGCTTGTGCTTTTCCCAATCCGTGGTCGGGCCGACCGAGAAGCCCTTCTGGGAGACGAACCATTTGTCGTAGACGTCCTTGGAGTGAATCCAGCCAAGGAATTTCTTCGCCGCATCCTGGTTCTTCGAATAACCCATCAGGAGGTTCGAGAACGGGACGTGATAACTGAACTGTCCGCCGGGGCCCTTGGGCAGCGCGGCATGCAGGATGTCGTCCTTCAGCGGCCCGCCGGCCTCCGTCTTGTAGGTATCCGGCTTGCGCAGAGTCTCGATGTAGATCGAGGCGCCATTGAGCGTGGCGCTGCATGTCCCGGACAGAAAAGCGCGGTTGTTGTTGGAATCGTCCCAGGCGAGCCCGCCTTCATCGTGGGCGTCCTTCCAGAATGCCACCATGAATTTAACCGCCTCGACCGTTGCCGGGCTATTCAGCGCAACCGTCTTGCCGTCAGCCTCGACCTCCTTGCCGCCCCAGGACCACAGGTAGGGGTAGGCGAAGGCGGGCGCATCGCCGAAGGTGTGACCCAGCGTTTGGCCGATTGGCCGTCCCTTTGCCTTCAGCTTCTTGCCGGCCTCGCGATACTCCTCCCACGTCTGGGGGAATTTTCCGTCCGTGTAGCCGATCTCGGCAAACCAGGACTTTCGGTACGCGATCTGCAGGCCGACGATGCACCACGGCACTGCGATCCACTTTTTGCCGTCATTGGCGACAGCGCGGGATGTTTCGTAGAAGCCGCCCTGGCTCTTGCCGAGCGCTTCAGCAATGTCGCTGACGTCTGCGACGCTTTCGCCGTAGAGTTGCCCCCAATTATTGAGGACGCAGACGACGTCGGGGCCGGACCCGGACTGGATCGCCGAGGTGACGCGGGCTTGGATGTCGTTGGCATTGATGGTCTCGATATTGAGCTTTATGCCGAGCGCTTTCTCGCACTCCTTGGCGATTTCGTTGCGCAGCAGCTGATCTGACGCCGGAACGAAGTCTGTCCAGCGCAGCCAGTGCACCGTGGCGGCTTGCGCATAGGCGGGCGCCCTACCAACCGCCAGGATGCCGGCCATGCCGCCGGCCAGCGCGGTACCGCCCTTGAGGACGTTACGTCGGGTTACTGTCGTCATGCATCCCTCCTCGATGTGCCCGAGCTGATGCCCTACGGCCAGTCTTGCGCCGGCTTGGAGTCCCTTTCAGTCGATTACGTCTCCGTGGTTCAACGCATGCGCGCCTTGATGCCTGCGCAATGCGTTGGCTCGATGATCATTTGGTGGTGTTCCGCTTGCAGTGCCGGGGTGGCCAGTTCGCCGCGAACCAGGGGGCGTTCTTCGCGGTGCAGCGGCGCGATTACATCGCTCCCAATCGTAACGGCCATACGACCGGCGGCCTGGATCATGTCGGCGCTGCGGCCAGCGCTTGAGCCCTACCGTCATAACGATCCCTCCCGCGCAGCGACGGTATAGCCGTGGCCAAGCGGGTTTTCCCCGTCTTATATGAAGTTCGGTACCGGAAGCTGGCGCGACGTCATTGTCGCCCGCCGCAGCAGGAAATCAAGTACTAGCTTTGACGCGGAGGCCACGGTCTCACTCCGTGAACTGGCCGGCGACCAAAAGTATCGCCCCCTTGGGCGGCGGACCGCGTGAAGACGGCTATTTCGCCAGCTTGCGCACGGCTTCGTCGACGCTGTGAAAGACATGCTCGCGGGGCAGGGCGTCGAACAACCGGAAGCGCTCGAACGCGTCCTGCGCGCGCACCGATTCCAGCCGCGCCAGCGCGACGGTGACGCCCTGTTCGCTGCATACCTTGAACACATCGAGTAAAATCTGCGCGGCGGTGAAGTCGATCTCGACCATTCCGCTCGCCTCCAGCACCAGCAATTGCGGTGTCGATGTGCCCAGCACCTTGCTCACGTCGCTGCGGAAACCTGGTGCGTTGAGGAACGACAACGGTGCCTGCAGGCCGATCACGGCAACGCCTGCGATGCGCTCGCCGGGCAGGTGCGGATGCGCCGGCCACCAGATCGTGGTGCCCGGCACGCGCTCGAACTCGACCAGCCTGGCGCGCGTGGTGCTCCAGATGCCGTGCAGCAGCGACAGCGCGATGCCGAGGAAGGCGCCCTGCTGAATCGGCAGCACGATGATGAGCGCGGCGGTGGCGACGATCAGCAGGAACTCGCCGAACGACTGCCGGTAGATCGTGACGATCTGCTTGGCGCGGATGATGCGCAGCGCGACGAACAGCAGGATGCCGCCGAGCGCGGCGTCCGGCACGTGCTGCAGCAATCCGGTCCCGAAGGCGAGCAGCGCCAGCACGATCGCCGCGGCGGCAAGTCCGGCAAGCTGCGACTGCCCGCCGGTCTCGGCGACGATGCCCGTCCGCGGCGGGCTGGCATTGACCGGAAACGCGCCGAACAGGCCGGCCAAAACGCTGCCGGCGCCCGCGCCGAGGAAATCGCGGTCGACATCGGCCGGCTTGTCAGGATCGGACGGGAACGAGCGCGTCGTCGCGGCGGTCTGCACCATCACCACGACGGTGATGACGAAGGCGAGCGGGACGAGGCGCACCCACAGTTCCGGCGCGAGCTCGGGGAAGGTCGGCCGCGGCAGCGTTCCCGGCACGCTGCCGACGACGCTGACGCCCTTGCTCTCGAGGCCGAGCGCGATCGTGGCCAGCGTCGCGCCGACCAGCCCGATCAGTGCGCCTGGAATTTTCGCGCTGATCTTCTCGGAGATGAAGACCACGGCGAGCACACCGAAACCGATGCAGAACGTGATGGGATTGGTTTGGCCGATCTCGCTTGCGAGCACGCCGATGCGATCAAGCGTCGGCCCGCTGGGCGATGGAAGCCCGAGCACGCCCGGCAGTTGCGAGACGATGATGTGGACGGAGATGCCGGCGAGAAAGCCGACCATGACCGGCACCGACAACAGGTTGGCGATGCCGCCGAGCCGGAATGCGCCGCCCGCCAGCATCATCGCGCCGACCATCAGCGCCAGCGCGATCGCGAGGCCCTGATATTCGGGCGTGCCGGTGGCCGCGAGCGCGGCAAGCCCGCCGGCGAAGATCGGCGTGATCGTGGAATCGGCGCCGCAGGACAGGAAGCGGTTGCCGCCGAGCAGCGCAAATCCGAGCGAGCCCGCCATGAAGGCGAAGAAGCCGATCTGCGGTGCGAAGCCGCCGAGCCGCGCGGTCGCCATCTGCTCGGGGATCGCGATCGCCGCCAGCGTCAGCCCCGCCATCAGATCGCCGGGCAGGGCGTAGGACGCGAGCGAGCTGAACAGCGGCCAGGCGTGCTTCGATGATCCCTTGGCGCGAGTGTCGTGCGGCATCGATGAGTCGTCTCCGGAAAGGCTTGTCAGCCGATAAGACTACAGCATTTCCGTGTCGGGAAGCGGCAGACGCAATTTCTCTACATCCGTCGTCATTGCGAGCGAAGCGAAGCAATCCAGGATCCCTCCGCGGCGGCAGTCTGGATTGCTTCGCTGCGCTCGCAATGACGGAGGACAAATCGGTCCTCCGTACCGGGCGTCAGCCCTCAGTACCGGCCCCGGTCGTTGTGGTAGTCGCCGCCGCGGCCGCCACCCATGCCCATGCCGATCCCGATCCCAATGCCGATGCCTTGCATGATGGCGCCGGGCGGCGGGCCGCGATCCGGCGGCGGTGCGCGCTCGTAGACCACTTCGTCGGGCGGCGGCCGGCGCGGTTTTGGCGGTGTCTCGACCACCTTGCGCTTCGGCGGCGTCTCGTCGACCTTGCGCTTTGGCGGTGTGTCGTCGACGCGCTTCTTGATGATGGGCGCGACGGCCGGGTTGGCCGGGCTCGCCGGCGGCGTCGGCGTCGAGCACGGGCAGGTCGGCGCTAATGCGACGGCGATCGGGGCAGGTGTCGCCGCGGCCGCGACCGGCAAGGCATAGTTACGGTTCTGCACCCGGAGCAGCAGCCTGCGCGCGGTCGCGGCCAGGTCGCTGTTGTCCCAGTTGGCGAGATAGGCCTCGAACGAGGCGCGGGTGTTGATGGCGACCGCGCGCTCCCAGGCCAGCATCTGGCGCCGGCGCTCCAGTACGGTGCGCAAGCGCGGCGTGCGGACGTCCTGAGCGTAGAGCTCGATATAGGCCTGATAGGCCTCGACCGTGTCGTCAGCGATCACGATCTCATAGGCCGCCTTGGCGTCCTTGCCCTGCAGATCCTTGCGCCAGTCCTCGACGCTGCGCGTGCCGCTGGCGAGCGCCATCGATGATGCGCCCGGCAGGGACGACGAACTGCTCTCGCCGCCGAAGAACCTGAAATCGGTCGTCAGCGAGGAGCTTTCCCAGGGAATCTGCCGCCCGTCGGTCGATTGCGCCACTGCGACGCGGATGCGCTTGAATACCTCCTCGATCGGCAGGTTCGGCTGCTTGGCGATGGTCAGCGCGGCCGTGGTGTACGGGCTGTCGATGCCGTTGCCGTCCTCGGCTTCCGCGCCGGGCGAGGTCGAATAGGAGATGAACGAGCCGGGCGCGCCGGCCTTGGTGTCGACGATGGCGAGGCCGTGGCCGGCGCCACTGAGCGCGGGGAACGGATTGTTGCGGCAGGCGTCCAGCATGAAGATGCGCGCCCGCGTCGGCAATGCGCCGAGCGTGTTGAGCATGTCGTTCAGCCGCACGCCTTGGAGCGGAATGTCGGCCTCGCGCTTGGGATCGAGATCGACAGGCACGAGGTAGTTCTCGCCGTCGATCTGGAGGCCGTGGCCGGCATAGAACACCAGCGCGACGGTGTCGGCGCCGCTGGCGCTGACCTTGTCGGCGAAGTCCGAGATCGCCGCGCGCATCTCGTTCTGACCGAGATTGGCCGCCGACGTGACGGTGAAGCCGGCATTGCCGAGCAGTTCGGTCATGCCCTTGGCGTCGTTGGCGGCGTTGGGCAGTTCCGGCACTGTGCGATAGGCGGACTGGCCGATCACGAGCGCGAGCCGCGCTTCGGCAGCGGCGTCCGTTGGCGTCATCAATTGTGTGAATGCAAGAAGGCCGGATGCAACAAGCAAATTGCAAAGGACTGGACGGCGCATGGTGTCACCTCCATCGGCAATGCGCGCGATGATGTCACCCTTTCTACGTCTGCGCCATGATACTGTCTGTGCGCTGGATCACCCTGCCCGCTGCGGCAAAATGGGGCAGGGCGTCTGCCGGAGCGGGAGGAGCATCGTTCTGGTGCCATCCATGTGAATTGCGCATTGATCCATGCGCCAATTGGATTGATCCCCGCCGCTGCACGACGTGCTCTCTCGCGTCCCGGTCCGGAGGCTGGTCCTGATCGCAAATCCCGCAAAAACATGGCCCTTCGCTGCTCGCGCGTGCCGTCGCCATTCGCCGCGCGCGGCTTCGCGAGGTCCGGGCGCAACCCTTGCCTGCCCCGTCGCTTTGGCCATACAGTCTACGCAACAGGCCGCGACAACGATCGCGGCCGTAAACAAGAATGCTTGGGAGAGACCGCACCATGACCATCGTGCCCGTGAACCGTCGCGCGTTCATCAAGTCATCGGCGGCGGTCACCGCCGGCCTCGTGCTCTCTCCCGCCATCATCGGCCGCGCCGAAGCTGCGACGCTGAAGCTGAAATGCTCCTCCTCGCTGCCGAACGATCCCAAATACGCCAACGGCCGCGTCTATTACGACAACCTCGTGAAGAATTTGAAGGGCAACGGCCTCGGCGAGCAGGTCGAGGTCGCCTTCTTCCCGGACAACCAGCTCGGCCAGGAAATCGACGTCATCAACTCGGTGAAGCTCGGCGTCATCGACCTCATGGTGTCGGGCTCGTCGATCTCGGCCAATCTGGTGCCGCTGGTCGGCACCTTCGACCTCGGCTTTCTGTTCTCGAGCTTCCCGCAACAGACCAAGGCGTTCGATTCCGGCGCGGCCAAGCCGATCGAGGACGCGCTGCTCAAGGGCGGCAACATCCGCATCATCGCCTGGGCCTACAATTTCGGCTCGCGCAGCGTGCTGGCGAAGAAGCCGGTGAAGACGCCGGAGGATCTCGCCGGCCTCAAGATTCGCACCCTGCCAAATCCCGTCATCACCGAATGCCTGCGCTTGATGGGCGCGGCCGCGACGCCGCTGGCCTTCGGCGAGATCTACACGGCGTTGCAGGCCGGCGTGCTCGATGGCCTGGAGCACGACCCGCCGACCATCCTCGCCAGCAAGTTCTTCGAGACCTCAAAGTTCTACGCGCTGACGCAGCACAATTTCTCGCCGCTCGCGATCTATTTCAGCGACATGACCTACAACCGCATGGATCCGAAGCTGCGCGAAGGTTTCCTCGATGCCGCCAAGAAGGCCGCGGCCGACACGAGGGCCCATGGGCTCGCGGTCGAGAAGGAGGCGCTCGCGGCCCTGACCGAGAAGGGCGTGACCGTGGCCGAATGCGACCGCGAGGCCTTCAAGAAGCGCGTCGCGCCGCAGATCGAGAACTTCATCAAGGCGCGGCCGGAATCCAAGCCGGTCATCGACATGATCCGCGCCACGCAAGCCTGAGATGACCAAATCTGAGCTGACCATGACCGCCGCCGTGCCAGTCTCGGGCGGCCGCCACGGGAGCATCACCCTGCTGCTTCGCGTCAGCGACGCGATTGCGGCCATCCTGCTCGCCGCCGATCTCGTCGTGGTGTGCGCCTCCGTGCTGTTGCGTTTCTTCTTCAACGCGCCGGTCGAATGGTCCGATGACGTCGCGCGCGGCCTCATGGTCGGCTCGGCCTTCTTCGGCGCGGCGAGCGCGCTCGCGCGCGGCGAGAATGTCGGCGTGTCCTTCTTCCGCGACCTCCTGCCAGTGCGACTGCGCGCGCTGGTCGATGCTGCCAGCGCGCTGCTGATCGTGCTGATCTCGGGCTATGTCGCCTACAATGCGATCAAGCTCGGCTCGCTCACGGCCGGCCAGACCACCGGCTCCGGCCTGCCGCTGGAGCTGACATTCTACCCGATGGGCGTCGGCGCGCTGTTCATGACGGTGTTCGCCATCGACCATCTCTGCGCAAGGCCGCTCCCTGACATCGTCAAGGGCCTCGTTGCGATCGTCATCGTCACCGGCCTTTATCTCGCCTGGGATTATCTGTCGCCGTCGTCGGCGCCCTCGGCGGGCACGCTGATGCTGATCGGCTTCTTTGCAACCCTGTTCGGCGGGCTGCCGATCGGCTTTGCACTGGCGCTGGCGGCGCTGATCTTCATCTGGGTCGAGGGCGCACTGCCCGGCGTGATCTTCGCCCAGCAGATGGCGCGCGGCATCGACAATTTCGTGCTGCTCGCGATCCCCTTCTTCATCCTCGTCGGCTACCTCATGGAAGCCAACGGCATGTCGGTGCGGCTGATCGAGCTGCTGCAGCGCGCGGTCGGCCGCATGCGC
This is a stretch of genomic DNA from Bradyrhizobium sp. CB2312. It encodes these proteins:
- a CDS encoding carbohydrate ABC transporter permease; translated protein: MIEGARWRKWVFFYVPMALFLLFLLFPFYWMVITSVRPDGELYRPWNSSNYNPFWTWKPTWDHVRYLFEETLFASWLWNTTFIALASTAISLVCGVFAGYALSRLNFPFAGSLGTAIFITYLVPQTLLFIPLAEIIRNYRLGDTPWSLILTYPTFLIPFCTWIMMGYFKAVPKELEECARIDGASRWQAMLYIVIPVAIPGILSAGIFAFTLSWNEFIYALVFLSSPEQKTVPVGVTSELIRGDVFYWGPLMAGALLGSIPVAIAYSFFVEHYVAGLTGSVKG
- a CDS encoding sugar ABC transporter permease; protein product: MAISAVSDTTLREAPPPRRQRLLEDERWLAFVLLVPTIVLLGLFIAYPFMRGILLSVTSSRVGIPGDFVGLANFYKIFNDGIFRTAVYNTFLYTGVTTVFKLALGLWLAMLLNRNFRGKAFTRAFILLPFIIPTVLSTFAWKWMFDPTFSVLNWLLYHLGLITGRINWLGDPDLAMISIIIVNIWRGVPFFAISLLAGLQTISPELNEAAAIDGAKPWQRFWHITWPLLLPVTMVVMLFSVIQTFADFQIVYVMTGGGPANATHLFATYAYQIGVGTGLLSEGAAISLAMFPVLFLVVVIQLLYIRRVEVR
- a CDS encoding extracellular solute-binding protein, translating into MTTVTRRNVLKGGTALAGGMAGILAVGRAPAYAQAATVHWLRWTDFVPASDQLLRNEIAKECEKALGIKLNIETINANDIQARVTSAIQSGSGPDVVCVLNNWGQLYGESVADVSDIAEALGKSQGGFYETSRAVANDGKKWIAVPWCIVGLQIAYRKSWFAEIGYTDGKFPQTWEEYREAGKKLKAKGRPIGQTLGHTFGDAPAFAYPYLWSWGGKEVEADGKTVALNSPATVEAVKFMVAFWKDAHDEGGLAWDDSNNNRAFLSGTCSATLNGASIYIETLRKPDTYKTEAGGPLKDDILHAALPKGPGGQFSYHVPFSNLLMGYSKNQDAAKKFLGWIHSKDVYDKWFVSQKGFSVGPTTDWEKHKLWGDDPIMLPYKQAARTGRFAGYEGPSTRRAAEVVTKYVIVDMYAKAVQGMPPEDAVKWAEAELKKVYV
- a CDS encoding SulP family inorganic anion transporter, whose product is MPHDTRAKGSSKHAWPLFSSLASYALPGDLMAGLTLAAIAIPEQMATARLGGFAPQIGFFAFMAGSLGFALLGGNRFLSCGADSTITPIFAGGLAALAATGTPEYQGLAIALALMVGAMMLAGGAFRLGGIANLLSVPVMVGFLAGISVHIIVSQLPGVLGLPSPSGPTLDRIGVLASEIGQTNPITFCIGFGVLAVVFISEKISAKIPGALIGLVGATLATIALGLESKGVSVVGSVPGTLPRPTFPELAPELWVRLVPLAFVITVVVMVQTAATTRSFPSDPDKPADVDRDFLGAGAGSVLAGLFGAFPVNASPPRTGIVAETGGQSQLAGLAAAAIVLALLAFGTGLLQHVPDAALGGILLFVALRIIRAKQIVTIYRQSFGEFLLIVATAALIIVLPIQQGAFLGIALSLLHGIWSTTRARLVEFERVPGTTIWWPAHPHLPGERIAGVAVIGLQAPLSFLNAPGFRSDVSKVLGTSTPQLLVLEASGMVEIDFTAAQILLDVFKVCSEQGVTVALARLESVRAQDAFERFRLFDALPREHVFHSVDEAVRKLAK
- a CDS encoding caspase family protein; this translates as MRRPVLCNLLVASGLLAFTQLMTPTDAAAEARLALVIGQSAYRTVPELPNAANDAKGMTELLGNAGFTVTSAANLGQNEMRAAISDFADKVSASGADTVALVFYAGHGLQIDGENYLVPVDLDPKREADIPLQGVRLNDMLNTLGALPTRARIFMLDACRNNPFPALSGAGHGLAIVDTKAGAPGSFISYSTSPGAEAEDGNGIDSPYTTAALTIAKQPNLPIEEVFKRIRVAVAQSTDGRQIPWESSSLTTDFRFFGGESSSSSLPGASSMALASGTRSVEDWRKDLQGKDAKAAYEIVIADDTVEAYQAYIELYAQDVRTPRLRTVLERRRQMLAWERAVAINTRASFEAYLANWDNSDLAATARRLLLRVQNRNYALPVAAAATPAPIAVALAPTCPCSTPTPPASPANPAVAPIIKKRVDDTPPKRKVDETPPKRKVVETPPKPRRPPPDEVVYERAPPPDRGPPPGAIMQGIGIGIGIGMGMGGGRGGDYHNDRGRY
- a CDS encoding TRAP transporter substrate-binding protein, which encodes MTIVPVNRRAFIKSSAAVTAGLVLSPAIIGRAEAATLKLKCSSSLPNDPKYANGRVYYDNLVKNLKGNGLGEQVEVAFFPDNQLGQEIDVINSVKLGVIDLMVSGSSISANLVPLVGTFDLGFLFSSFPQQTKAFDSGAAKPIEDALLKGGNIRIIAWAYNFGSRSVLAKKPVKTPEDLAGLKIRTLPNPVITECLRLMGAAATPLAFGEIYTALQAGVLDGLEHDPPTILASKFFETSKFYALTQHNFSPLAIYFSDMTYNRMDPKLREGFLDAAKKAAADTRAHGLAVEKEALAALTEKGVTVAECDREAFKKRVAPQIENFIKARPESKPVIDMIRATQA